In one Lolium rigidum isolate FL_2022 chromosome 3, APGP_CSIRO_Lrig_0.1, whole genome shotgun sequence genomic region, the following are encoded:
- the LOC124700464 gene encoding 50S ribosomal protein L7/L12-like, which yields MATRLLHLRRLLPAARPSAAAAAAFSTSVTPTPRVSGLVDEICGLNLLEASSLADALRGRLGVDQLPPLAILMGGAAPLAGDGAAGAAGEEAKPKEEKMAFDVKLEGFDAAAKLKIIKELRAFTSLGLKEAKELVEKAPAVLKAGVPKEEAEGIAEKLRALGAKIVLE from the coding sequence atggctacccgcctcctccacctccgccgccttctcccggCCGCGcgcccgtccgccgccgccgccgccgcgttctCCACCTCCGTCACCCCGACCCCGCGGGTCTCCGGTCTCGTAGACGAGATCTGCGGCCTCAACCTCCTCGAGGCTTCCTCCCTCGCCGACGCCCTGCGCGGCCGCCTCGGCGTTGACCAGCTCCCTCCCCTAGCTATCCTAATGGGCGGAGCAGCTCCGCTGGCCGGCGATGGCGCCGCTGGGGCGGCCGGCgaggaggcaaagccgaaggagGAAAAGATGGCGTTCGACGTGAAGCTGGAGGGGTTCGACGCCGCGGCCAAGCTTAAGATTATCAAGGAGCTGAGGGCGTTCACGAGTTTGGGCTTGAAGGAGGCCAAGGAGCTCGTGGAGAAGGCGCCGGCCGTGCTGAAGGCCGGGGTGccaaaggaggaggccgagggcATTGCTGAAAAGTTGCGGGCACTGGGCGCCAAGATTGTTCTCGAGTGA
- the LOC124700465 gene encoding uncharacterized protein LOC124700465 — MARYVEMLDMGVRIAARFHSHCPQTARMYYKPPQSASSSSSSAAGASTDRKAAGFDHEAAATAAFRPFAATLQPGFGAGVQPSGFGFDTAQVLIYEVV, encoded by the coding sequence ATGGCCCGGTACGTGGAGATGCTGGACATGGGCGTGCGCATCGCGGCGAGGTTCCACTCCCACTGCCCGCAGACCGCGCGCATGTACTACAAGCCGCCGCagtccgcctcctcctcttcctcatctgCCGCGGGCGCCTCGACGGATCGGAAGGCCGCGGGCTTCGACCACGAGGCTGCGGCCACAGCTGCCTTCCGGCCCTTCGCTGCCACGTTGCAACCGGGGTTCGGCGCCGGCGTGCAGCCGTCGGGGTTCGGCTTCGACACCGCCCAGGTCCTCATCTACGAGGTCGTATGA